DNA sequence from the Candidatus Limnocylindrales bacterium genome:
CTCGTCGACGAAGTACACCGCGCGCGGCTGCTTGTAACGCGCCAGGCGGCCGCGCGTGTACTCGAGCACGTCGGCGGCGTCCACTTCCTCGGCCACGACCACGGCGGCCGGCGACTCGCCCCACTTCTCGCTCGGCTGTCCGATCACGGCCGCGTCGCGGATCTTCGGATGCGTCAGCAGCACGTTCTCCACCTCGGCGGGATAGATGTTCTCGCCGCCCGAGATGATCATGTCCTTCTTGCGGTCCTGGATGTAGACGAAGCCGTCCTCGTCGATGCTGGCCAGGTCGCCCGTGTACAGCCAGCCGCCGCGGATCGTCTCGGCCGTGGCCTCCGGCCGCTTCCAGTACTCCTTCATCAGATGCCGGCCCCGTACGATGACCTCGCCGACCGATCCCGGATCGACGTCGTTGCCGTCGGGGTCCACCACGCGCACGTCGGTGTGGAAGAACGCCTTGCCCGTCGACCCCGCCTTGGCCACCGCATCCTCGCCGATGATCAGGCACGACGGCCCGCACGTCTCGGTCAGCCCGTAGACCTGATGGATGTCCATGCCCTGTGCGATGTAGGTCTGGATCATGCTGACGGGCACGGGCGCCGCGCCGCTCATGATCCAGCGCAGCGTGCTGCGGTCGACCTTGTCGCGATTGGGCGCCTGCTGCAGGAATCCCAGCATGGCGGGGACCGCCAGCATGCTGGTGACCTTCTCCTTCTCGATCAGCTCCCACACCTTCACAGGATCGAAGGCGCGGCAGACGATGCTGGTGATTCCCCGGTGCACGTTGGCCGTCAGCGGCGTGAGCGCGCCGACGTGGAAGAGCGGGAGGCCGACCAGATAGACGTCCCCGTAGCGCACTTCGGCCGTGGCGTTGATCGTCTGGCACGCGGCGGCCACGCTGCCGTGCGTGTGCACGGCACCTTTGGGAAGCCCCGTCGTGCCCGAGGTGTACATGATGTAGAGGTCGTCGCCGTCGCCGGCTTCGATCACCGGCGACGCGTCGCTCGCGGCTTCGTGGAGCGACGCGTACGATTGCGCGAAATGCGCGGGCGAGGCCGCTCCGACGCTGAGCCAGCGCCGCACGCTGGTGGCGGCGCTGCCGCGGTCGTGCAGGTCGGCCGCGGCCTGTGCGAACTCCTCACCGTAGATGAGCGTCTCGGCGCCGCTGTCCCCCAGGATGAATGCCAGCTCGTCGGGCACCAGGCGCCAGTTCAGCGGCACGACGATGCCGCCGAGCTTGGCCACGGCGAAGAAGCTCTCGACGAACTCGACGCTGTTCATCATCAGCAGCGCCACGCGGTCGCCGCGACGCACGCCGAGGTCCGAAAGCAGGTTGGCGGTGCGGTTGCAGCGGTCGTCCAGCTCCCGGAACGTCAGCCGCACGCCCTGCTCGGGTCCGATGTATCCGGTCAGCCGCGGCGACAGGGACGCGCGTTTGGCAAGGAAGGCGCCGACGTTGTCACGCATGATGAGGAAACCTCTGCTGTTGCGGCGCGGGCTTCAGCGCAGCGCCTCGTCCACGATGGCCTGGGCCTCCTCGACGATGCGCGCCAGGTGCTCGCGCCCGCGGAAGCTCTCGACGTAGATCTTGTAGATGTCCTCGGTACCCGAGGGACGCGCGGCAAACCAGCCGTTCTCCGCGACGACCTTGACGCCGCCGATGGGGCTGCCGTTGCCGGGAGCGTGCGAGAGGCGGGCGAGGATCTTCTCTCCAGCCAGCTCGCGGCGCTGGATCCGGTCGGGAGAGAGCTTGGACAGGCGCGCCTTCTGCTCGGCAGTGGCAGGCGCTTCGACGCGATCGTAGACCGGATCGCCAAAGCTGGCCGTCAGCTCACGGTAGTGCTCGGAGGGATCGCGGCCGGTGCGCGCGGTGATTTCCGCCGACAGCAGCGCCGGAACCATGCCGTCCTTGTCCGTCGTCCACGCGCCTCCATCGCGGCGCACGAAGCTGGCGCCCGCGCTCTCCTCACCGCCGAAAGCGAGCGAGCCGTCGAGCAGGCCCTCGACGAACCACTTGAACCCCACCGGCACCTCATGAACCTCGCGTCGGAGGCGCTGGCAGACGCGATCGATCATCGAGCTGCTGACCAGCGTCTTGCCCACGCGCGCATCCGCGCTCCACTGCGGCCGGTTGCGGAAGAGGTAGTCGATGGCCACGGCAAGATAATGGTTGGGCTGCATGAGGCCACCGCTGCGGGTGACGATGCCGTGGCGGTCGGCATCGGCATCGCAGGCGAAGGCAACGTCGTAGCGGTCGCTCAGTCCGATCAGACGCTGCATCGCATGGCTGGAGGAAGGGTCCATGCGAATGCGTCCGTCCCAGTCGAGCGACATGAAGCCGAAGGTGGCATCGACCTGTTCATTGACCACCGTGAGGTCCAGACCGTAGCGCTCGGCGATGGCGTGCCAGTAGGACACGCTTGCGCCGCCGAGAGGATCGGTGCCGATGCGCACGCGTGCGGCGGCGATGGCGTCCATGTCCACCACGGCGGCCAGGTCCTCGATGTATCGCGTGCGATAGTCGTAGCGGTGGGTCGTCGACGCCTCCAGTGCGCGCTCGTAGGGAATGCGCCGGATCTGCTGCACGCCGGAACGGAGCAGCTCGTTGGCTTCTTCCTGAATCGCCCTGGTGACGGCGACGTCGGCCGGACCGCCGTTCGGCGGATTGTACTTGAAGCCGCCATCGACCGGCGGGTTGTGCGACGGCGTGATCAGGATTCCG
Encoded proteins:
- a CDS encoding long-chain fatty acid--CoA ligase, translated to MRDNVGAFLAKRASLSPRLTGYIGPEQGVRLTFRELDDRCNRTANLLSDLGVRRGDRVALLMMNSVEFVESFFAVAKLGGIVVPLNWRLVPDELAFILGDSGAETLIYGEEFAQAAADLHDRGSAATSVRRWLSVGAASPAHFAQSYASLHEAASDASPVIEAGDGDDLYIMYTSGTTGLPKGAVHTHGSVAAACQTINATAEVRYGDVYLVGLPLFHVGALTPLTANVHRGITSIVCRAFDPVKVWELIEKEKVTSMLAVPAMLGFLQQAPNRDKVDRSTLRWIMSGAAPVPVSMIQTYIAQGMDIHQVYGLTETCGPSCLIIGEDAVAKAGSTGKAFFHTDVRVVDPDGNDVDPGSVGEVIVRGRHLMKEYWKRPEATAETIRGGWLYTGDLASIDEDGFVYIQDRKKDMIISGGENIYPAEVENVLLTHPKIRDAAVIGQPSEKWGESPAAVVVAEEVDAADVLEYTRGRLARYKQPRAVYFVDEIPRNPSGKILKRILRDRFPGPAPE
- the pgm gene encoding phosphoglucomutase (alpha-D-glucose-1,6-bisphosphate-dependent) codes for the protein MSKQLHPLAGTQPPASMLADIPALLTAYYTIRPDPADAGHAVAFGTSGHRGSALDGTFNEAHVLAITEAICRWRRSNGIDGPLHLGIDTHALSRPAFASALEVLAAHEVEVRIAHDDGFTPTPVVSHAILTHNRDRAAHLADGILITPSHNPPVDGGFKYNPPNGGPADVAVTRAIQEEANELLRSGVQQIRRIPYERALEASTTHRYDYRTRYIEDLAAVVDMDAIAAARVRIGTDPLGGASVSYWHAIAERYGLDLTVVNEQVDATFGFMSLDWDGRIRMDPSSSHAMQRLIGLSDRYDVAFACDADADRHGIVTRSGGLMQPNHYLAVAIDYLFRNRPQWSADARVGKTLVSSSMIDRVCQRLRREVHEVPVGFKWFVEGLLDGSLAFGGEESAGASFVRRDGGAWTTDKDGMVPALLSAEITARTGRDPSEHYRELTASFGDPVYDRVEAPATAEQKARLSKLSPDRIQRRELAGEKILARLSHAPGNGSPIGGVKVVAENGWFAARPSGTEDIYKIYVESFRGREHLARIVEEAQAIVDEALR